The Carnobacterium divergens genome includes a window with the following:
- a CDS encoding Rrf2 family transcriptional regulator, whose protein sequence is MSISTKFPVAVHVLSILSLNRQTTIYSDYIAASVNTNPVVIRRIVGLLKKAGLVDSAPGMGGITLLKEPQEITLYDIYNAVSVKDKQLFSLHQDTNPECIVGKNIQQSLVGVMRTAEEAMEDELKKTTLADTINEITVLEARSLVK, encoded by the coding sequence ATGAGTATTTCGACAAAATTTCCTGTAGCTGTCCATGTGTTATCGATTCTCTCTTTAAATCGCCAAACAACAATTTACTCGGATTATATTGCTGCAAGTGTCAATACAAATCCAGTTGTTATCAGACGTATTGTAGGGTTACTCAAAAAAGCAGGTTTAGTTGATTCTGCTCCTGGTATGGGAGGCATCACTCTTTTGAAGGAACCGCAAGAGATTACATTGTATGATATTTACAATGCCGTGAGCGTCAAAGACAAACAATTGTTTAGCTTGCATCAAGATACGAACCCAGAGTGTATTGTTGGAAAAAATATTCAGCAATCACTTGTTGGAGTGATGAGAACAGCCGAGGAAGCGATGGAAGATGAGCTTAAGAAAACCACATTGGCAGATACGATTAACGAGATTACCGTTTTAGAGGCTCGTTCTTTAGTGAAGTAA